A genomic region of Capnocytophaga canimorsus contains the following coding sequences:
- a CDS encoding 2TM domain-containing protein, whose amino-acid sequence MFGNTTNSPKIDMAQHEMFETAQHRIKQKKRLFFHLIIYVLGGIFMFVINKLLGYGQTDWFVWAILAWTFFFLIHVVNVFITDRFLGREWQRKEREKLVALQQKKLLKMQAQVEKEFEKQKEEAQRAIALEAQIQEEKENL is encoded by the coding sequence ATGTTCGGAAATACTACAAATTCGCCAAAGATTGATATGGCACAGCACGAAATGTTTGAAACCGCTCAACACCGAATTAAGCAGAAAAAACGCTTGTTTTTTCATCTTATTATTTACGTTTTAGGAGGTATTTTTATGTTTGTGATTAACAAACTATTAGGATACGGGCAAACCGATTGGTTCGTATGGGCAATTTTGGCTTGGACCTTTTTCTTTTTAATTCACGTGGTAAATGTATTTATTACCGACCGTTTTTTGGGGCGTGAGTGGCAACGAAAAGAACGTGAAAAATTAGTTGCCTTACAACAAAAAAAGCTACTAAAAATGCAAGCTCAGGTGGAGAAAGAATTTGAAAAACAAAAGGAAGAAGCTCAAAGAGCTATTGCTTTGGAGGCACAAATTCAGGAAGAAAAAGAAAACCTATGA
- a CDS encoding tRNA threonylcarbamoyladenosine dehydratase — translation MEMKNWLERTELLVKSEGIEKLKSANILIVGLGGVGSFAAEFIARSGVGKMTIVDGDSFDVTNINRQLPALHSTLGKSKAKVLANRLLDINPELKLTVLHEFLSPERAFKLVSSEFDYVLDCIDSITPKLNLIKAAKTKKIKLISSMGAGGVLDPSKVMVTDIRKTRDCPLAKNIRKRLKKEGIHSGFKAVFSTEVAPKDTMQHTDGTNFKKSFYGTISYMPATFGLHAAATVIQYLLNHEETE, via the coding sequence ATGGAGATGAAAAATTGGCTAGAACGTACGGAATTATTAGTAAAATCGGAAGGAATTGAAAAACTTAAATCAGCAAATATTTTAATAGTAGGATTGGGTGGCGTAGGCTCGTTTGCTGCCGAATTTATCGCTCGTAGTGGTGTAGGAAAAATGACCATTGTTGATGGTGATTCGTTCGATGTAACTAACATCAACCGCCAACTACCTGCTCTGCATTCCACACTCGGGAAGTCAAAAGCTAAAGTGTTGGCTAATCGTCTTTTGGACATCAATCCAGAATTGAAACTCACCGTTCTTCACGAATTTTTATCGCCCGAACGTGCCTTTAAATTGGTCTCTAGCGAGTTTGATTACGTTTTGGATTGTATTGACAGCATCACCCCGAAATTAAACTTGATAAAAGCCGCCAAAACCAAAAAAATAAAACTCATTAGTAGTATGGGCGCAGGTGGTGTGTTAGACCCTTCAAAAGTTATGGTTACTGACATTAGAAAAACCAGAGATTGCCCCCTTGCCAAAAACATCCGAAAACGACTTAAAAAGGAAGGTATTCATTCTGGATTTAAAGCTGTTTTTTCTACCGAAGTTGCTCCAAAAGATACTATGCAGCACACCGACGGAACGAATTTTAAAAAGTCGTTCTACGGCACCATTAGCTATATGCCCGCTACCTTTGGGCTACACGCGGCAGCTACCGTAATTCAATATTTGCTCAATCACGAAGAAACCGAATAA
- the gldD gene encoding gliding motility lipoprotein GldD, translating into MYIRSFWIAILVLGLISCGGDVFPKPKGVLRLEYPRANYQVFNLQQKCPFEFQVNTNSKVNQKAGSCDLNIHYPKMKATIYISYKKVQGNIRSLLRDAQKLTFEHTVKADNIASTPFVNQTNRVYGMFYQVYGNAASQAQFYATDSISHFISGSVYFKALPNYDSIQPATHYLEKDVRKIMETLQWK; encoded by the coding sequence ATGTACATTCGTAGTTTTTGGATTGCTATTTTGGTTTTGGGGCTTATTTCTTGCGGGGGCGACGTTTTTCCCAAACCCAAAGGGGTACTTCGTTTGGAGTATCCTAGAGCTAATTATCAAGTGTTTAATCTGCAACAAAAATGTCCTTTTGAATTTCAAGTCAATACAAATTCAAAAGTAAACCAAAAGGCGGGCTCTTGCGATTTGAATATCCATTATCCTAAAATGAAAGCCACCATTTACATTTCATATAAAAAAGTACAGGGTAATATTCGTAGTTTATTGCGTGACGCTCAAAAACTTACCTTTGAGCATACCGTAAAGGCAGATAACATTGCTTCAACGCCGTTTGTAAACCAAACCAACCGCGTTTACGGTATGTTTTATCAGGTATATGGTAATGCTGCCTCTCAGGCACAATTTTATGCCACTGATAGTATTTCTCATTTCATTTCAGGTTCTGTATATTTTAAGGCTTTGCCCAATTACGACTCTATTCAACCTGCCACGCACTACTTAGAAAAAGACGTACGTAAGATTATGGAAACCCTACAATGGAAATAA
- a CDS encoding mechanosensitive ion channel domain-containing protein: protein MTTIFDASFFKDHSQQIIATVLVIIAFLVVRLITNSLIYKFGKKSDFSQARINLVIKYMNMFITLFACVLLITVWGVEGERALLVISSIFTVIGVAMFAQWSILSNITAGIILFFSFPFKIGNRIQIMDKEYPIEAEIVDIKSFYTLLKTKDEELICYPNNLLLQKGIVIMGNANLSTD, encoded by the coding sequence ATGACTACAATTTTTGACGCTTCCTTTTTTAAAGATCACAGTCAACAAATCATAGCGACTGTGTTGGTAATCATTGCTTTTTTAGTCGTGCGCTTAATTACCAACTCCCTTATCTATAAATTCGGTAAAAAGTCCGACTTTTCTCAAGCGAGGATAAATTTGGTAATCAAGTATATGAATATGTTTATTACCTTGTTTGCCTGCGTTTTACTCATTACGGTTTGGGGAGTAGAAGGAGAGCGGGCATTGCTAGTAATTTCATCAATATTTACCGTTATTGGGGTGGCAATGTTCGCTCAATGGTCTATTTTAAGCAATATTACAGCAGGAATTATTTTGTTCTTTTCATTTCCCTTCAAGATAGGAAATCGCATTCAGATTATGGATAAAGAATACCCCATTGAGGCAGAAATTGTGGATATAAAATCTTTTTATACCTTACTCAAAACTAAGGATGAAGAGCTGATATGTTATCCGAATAACTTATTGCTTCAAAAAGGAATTGTTATTATGGGTAACGCCAATCTATCAACCGATTGA
- the radA gene encoding DNA repair protein RadA, translated as MAKVKTAYFCQHCGTQYSKWQGQCYGCKQWNTIVEEVVQTEEKKAWQEPEAKPKKVKYISLSEIDSAQETRLKTNNNELDNVLGGGLVPGSVTLLGGEPGIGKSTLLLQIALNLPYKTLYVSGEESEKQIKMRADRIKKNTGNCYVLTEIKTQHIFQQIKELKPQILIIDSIQTLQSDYIEASAGSVSQIRECTSELIKFAKTTHVPVILIGHITKDGHIAGPKILEHMVDTVLQFEGDRNHVYRILRALKNRFGSTSELGIFEMLGDGLREVNNPSEVLISKTEETISGTAIAATLEGMRPLMIEIQALVSTAVYGTPQRSATGFNAKRLNMLLAVLEKRAGFRLGAKDVFLNITGGFTLDDPATDLGVAMAILSSNEDIAIEKNVCFAAEIGLGGEVRPVQRVEQRITEAEKLGFQTIFISKYSKLAIKNPAIKVVKVAKIEEAIQILFG; from the coding sequence ATGGCAAAGGTAAAAACAGCGTATTTCTGTCAGCACTGTGGTACACAATACAGCAAATGGCAAGGTCAATGTTACGGATGTAAGCAGTGGAACACCATTGTAGAGGAAGTGGTTCAAACTGAAGAAAAAAAAGCGTGGCAAGAGCCAGAAGCTAAACCTAAAAAAGTAAAATACATTTCCCTTTCTGAAATTGATTCAGCACAAGAAACTCGCTTAAAAACCAATAATAACGAACTGGATAATGTGCTTGGAGGAGGCTTGGTACCTGGTTCGGTTACCTTGCTTGGAGGCGAACCAGGTATAGGTAAAAGTACACTTTTGCTTCAAATAGCGCTTAATTTGCCTTACAAAACGCTCTATGTTTCTGGGGAAGAAAGCGAAAAACAGATAAAAATGCGAGCAGATCGTATCAAAAAAAATACGGGAAACTGCTATGTACTGACCGAAATCAAAACCCAACATATATTTCAGCAAATTAAAGAGCTCAAACCTCAAATCCTGATTATTGACTCCATACAAACCCTACAATCGGACTATATAGAGGCTTCGGCAGGAAGCGTATCCCAAATTCGCGAATGTACCTCCGAGCTAATAAAATTTGCTAAAACCACCCACGTACCTGTCATTTTGATTGGGCATATTACCAAGGACGGTCACATTGCTGGTCCGAAAATATTGGAGCATATGGTTGATACCGTACTTCAGTTTGAGGGCGATCGCAACCACGTGTATCGTATTTTACGCGCTTTAAAAAATCGTTTTGGTTCTACTTCCGAATTGGGTATTTTCGAGATGTTGGGCGACGGTTTGCGCGAAGTAAACAATCCTTCAGAAGTACTTATCTCGAAAACGGAAGAAACCATTAGTGGAACAGCCATTGCTGCAACTTTGGAAGGAATGCGTCCTTTAATGATTGAAATTCAAGCCTTGGTAAGTACGGCTGTTTACGGAACGCCACAACGAAGTGCAACGGGGTTTAATGCCAAAAGGCTTAATATGTTATTGGCGGTACTTGAAAAAAGAGCTGGTTTTCGCCTTGGAGCCAAAGACGTTTTCTTGAACATTACTGGAGGTTTCACTTTGGACGATCCAGCTACCGATTTAGGAGTGGCAATGGCGATACTTTCTTCCAATGAAGATATTGCTATTGAGAAAAATGTGTGTTTTGCTGCTGAAATTGGGCTAGGAGGTGAAGTTCGTCCTGTACAGCGTGTGGAACAGCGCATTACCGAAGCTGAAAAATTAGGCTTCCAAACCATTTTTATTTCCAAATACAGCAAATTGGCAATAAAAAATCCTGCAATAAAAGTGGTCAAAGTGGCTAAAATAGAGGAAGCTATTCAAATCCTTTTTGGGTAA
- a CDS encoding alpha/beta hydrolase, with amino-acid sequence MKKIGIFLAFLLLIQNAYSQLISESVNSKRLQESRKIVIYTPEKYDPKQAYPLFVVLDAGYMMEPVMANARFYEYFEDMPESIIVGVFNTPEDVTIDEQIGFPQNQSAQFYDFLATELITHLSGKYKLSPFKGIVAEGRAAFFANYYLLKEKSIFDAYFLLNPKSLANINESLAAQLPLFKKPIFYYVATSSLERKEIYQATKDLDQKLRNTTLPESVSYYFEDFGGVSKNSVALSGIPRAFDFLFDVYKPISDKQFEEKILTLEENIFDYLNYKYEQIYQKMGQRKKPILDDILMIYEASLHKKDAYSLLKLSEFVADNGYKETALPNFILGEYYEQMNEPKKALKAYQKAYTQTMIDFITSEFIEKRMSALKN; translated from the coding sequence ATGAAAAAAATAGGTATTTTCCTTGCGTTTCTACTTTTGATACAAAACGCTTATAGTCAGCTTATATCGGAATCGGTAAATTCAAAAAGATTGCAAGAATCACGCAAAATTGTTATCTACACCCCTGAAAAATACGACCCCAAACAAGCCTATCCGCTTTTTGTGGTTCTTGATGCTGGGTATATGATGGAACCTGTTATGGCGAATGCTCGGTTTTACGAGTATTTTGAAGATATGCCCGAAAGTATTATTGTTGGAGTTTTTAACACTCCAGAAGATGTTACTATTGATGAACAAATTGGTTTTCCTCAAAATCAGTCGGCTCAGTTTTATGACTTTTTAGCCACGGAGCTCATTACACATTTATCAGGCAAGTATAAACTTAGTCCTTTTAAAGGTATTGTAGCTGAAGGTAGAGCCGCATTTTTTGCTAATTATTATTTGTTGAAAGAAAAATCGATTTTTGATGCCTATTTTTTGCTCAATCCCAAATCATTAGCTAATATAAACGAATCGTTGGCTGCGCAGTTACCGCTGTTCAAAAAGCCGATTTTTTATTATGTTGCCACCTCCAGTTTGGAAAGGAAGGAAATCTATCAGGCAACCAAAGATTTAGACCAAAAATTGAGAAATACGACTCTGCCAGAATCAGTAAGTTATTATTTTGAGGATTTTGGTGGTGTTTCTAAAAATTCTGTGGCACTTTCGGGGATTCCAAGGGCTTTTGATTTCCTTTTTGATGTGTATAAACCCATATCAGATAAACAATTTGAGGAAAAAATACTCACTTTAGAAGAAAATATTTTCGATTATTTGAACTACAAATACGAACAGATATACCAAAAAATGGGGCAACGCAAAAAGCCAATATTAGATGACATTTTAATGATTTATGAAGCCTCTTTACATAAAAAAGATGCTTATTCGCTACTGAAACTATCGGAATTCGTGGCAGATAATGGCTATAAAGAAACGGCGCTACCCAATTTCATCTTGGGTGAATATTACGAACAAATGAATGAGCCTAAAAAGGCACTTAAAGCATACCAAAAAGCCTATACGCAAACGATGATTGATTTCATCACTTCCGAATTTATTGAAAAGCGAATGTCAGCACTTAAAAACTAA
- a CDS encoding HYC_CC_PP family protein, which translates to MITKLGHILFSLLLIFSNSGLAFSLHYCKEKLASVSVTIEPMAMDKEPDSCCLSNKENTPCCDDKSVEAPQTDDEFLSKILKINESTFILPCEVAHIFVKTASAERKLSNSYTQNTQSNSPPLYQLYCRLVFYA; encoded by the coding sequence GTGATAACGAAATTAGGACACATATTATTTTCCCTTCTGCTCATATTTTCCAATTCGGGCTTAGCATTTTCTTTGCATTATTGTAAAGAAAAATTGGCCTCCGTTTCGGTAACTATTGAGCCTATGGCTATGGATAAAGAGCCCGATAGTTGCTGTTTATCCAATAAAGAAAATACTCCTTGTTGTGATGACAAATCGGTAGAAGCCCCTCAAACCGATGATGAATTTCTATCAAAAATTCTAAAAATCAATGAGTCAACGTTTATTCTGCCCTGTGAAGTAGCTCATATTTTTGTCAAAACAGCTTCCGCAGAACGTAAACTCTCAAATAGCTATACACAAAACACACAATCCAACTCACCACCACTGTATCAGTTATACTGTAGGCTAGTTTTCTACGCTTAG
- the gldE gene encoding gliding motility-associated protein GldE — protein MDSDPPSLFLTLSTIDTTLIVQFVAFLALLLCSALISGAEVALFSFSSTEVNAAREDGTPTGKIIANLLDSPKKLLATILIANNLINISIVLLFVDLGDFLFGKVDYQLFGIISLKTIIDVGLVTFLILLFGEILPKIYANRNNRFFANKVAYPLYVLDILFSPLSLPMRNFTVWIHKKLGRKTSNISVGQLSQALELASDDDTTREEKKILESIVSFGNTVTTEVMTPRIDIFALNENLPFSEVLESIITMGYSRIPVYCDNIDNITGVIYVKDLLSHIENTDFDWVKVKRKAFFVPENKKLDDLLSEFQEKKIHLAVVVDEYGGTSGIVTLEDIIEEIVGDISDEFDDEDVIYSQIDKDTFVFEGKTALKDFYRILQLEEDENLFEDHRGDAETLAGFLLEISGNFPRKGIPISFHNYRFTVEAFDKKRIKQIKIIRNVHS, from the coding sequence TTGGATTCAGATCCCCCCAGTTTATTTCTAACGTTATCAACCATTGACACTACGCTGATTGTTCAATTCGTAGCTTTTTTGGCACTTTTGCTTTGTTCGGCACTAATATCGGGTGCTGAGGTGGCGTTGTTTTCTTTTTCTTCCACAGAGGTTAATGCTGCTAGAGAAGACGGAACCCCCACCGGAAAGATTATTGCTAACTTGCTTGATTCTCCTAAAAAATTATTAGCTACTATACTTATAGCTAATAACTTAATAAATATTTCCATCGTTTTACTATTTGTTGATTTAGGGGATTTTCTCTTTGGAAAAGTAGATTATCAGCTCTTTGGCATCATTAGTCTAAAAACAATAATAGATGTTGGCCTTGTCACTTTTTTAATCCTCCTTTTTGGTGAAATTTTACCTAAAATTTATGCCAACAGAAATAATCGTTTTTTTGCCAATAAGGTTGCTTATCCGCTGTATGTATTGGATATTTTGTTTTCGCCATTGAGTTTGCCTATGCGTAACTTCACCGTTTGGATACATAAAAAATTAGGACGAAAAACCTCTAATATTTCCGTAGGGCAACTTTCTCAGGCATTGGAACTTGCCTCTGATGATGATACCACCCGCGAGGAGAAAAAAATCCTGGAAAGCATTGTTTCTTTTGGTAATACGGTAACCACTGAGGTGATGACCCCACGTATTGATATTTTCGCCTTAAATGAAAATTTACCTTTTTCAGAGGTCTTGGAAAGTATCATCACAATGGGGTATTCTCGAATACCTGTATATTGTGATAATATTGACAATATCACAGGAGTTATTTATGTAAAAGATTTGCTCTCGCATATCGAAAATACTGATTTTGATTGGGTAAAAGTAAAAAGAAAAGCTTTTTTTGTTCCTGAAAATAAAAAGTTGGACGATTTGCTTAGTGAATTTCAAGAAAAGAAAATTCATTTGGCGGTGGTGGTTGATGAGTATGGTGGCACTTCAGGAATTGTTACTTTGGAGGATATTATAGAAGAAATAGTAGGCGACATTAGTGATGAATTTGATGATGAAGATGTAATATATTCGCAAATTGACAAGGATACCTTTGTTTTTGAAGGGAAGACAGCTTTAAAAGACTTTTATCGCATTTTACAGCTTGAAGAAGATGAAAACCTCTTTGAAGACCATCGGGGAGATGCTGAAACCTTAGCCGGTTTTTTACTTGAAATTTCAGGAAATTTTCCCCGAAAGGGCATTCCTATTTCGTTTCATAATTATCGATTTACGGTAGAGGCTTTTGATAAAAAACGTATAAAACAAATCAAAATTATTCGTAATGTACATTCGTAG
- the mutY gene encoding A/G-specific adenine glycosylase, producing the protein MIDSSEKDFFSRRILRWYEREKRNLPWRETRDPYKIWLSEIILQQTRVVQGLPYYENFLLHFPTVFDLAYASEDQVFKLWQGLGYYSRAKNLHQTAQKIAFENQGVFPKTHAELLKLKGIGDYTASAIASVCYGQPSAAVDGNVYRVLSRVFGIDTPIDTSEGVSIFKKLASQLIDVKNPGAYNQAIMDFGAMQCKPKSPDCENCIFSDKCWAKANGQVSQLPVKKGKAKVRKRFFNYFILQDPQKRTLLQKRTEKDIWQGLYEFPMIESENAISLMYDYLKKYPYSYSEMTLWNEKPIVHKLSHQHIHAFFWIVNVSQSLEEGIYLSDLQHFPVSILTANFIKEFGF; encoded by the coding sequence TTGATAGATAGTTCCGAAAAAGATTTCTTTTCTCGGCGTATTTTGCGGTGGTATGAGCGTGAAAAGCGTAATTTGCCTTGGCGAGAAACCCGAGACCCTTACAAAATTTGGCTTTCAGAAATTATCTTACAACAAACTCGTGTTGTACAAGGATTGCCTTATTATGAGAATTTTTTGCTTCATTTTCCTACAGTTTTTGACTTAGCTTACGCTTCAGAGGATCAGGTTTTCAAACTATGGCAAGGGCTTGGGTATTATTCTCGAGCGAAAAATTTGCATCAAACCGCCCAAAAAATAGCCTTTGAAAATCAAGGTGTCTTCCCAAAAACGCACGCTGAATTATTGAAGCTAAAAGGTATTGGCGACTATACGGCAAGTGCCATTGCCTCGGTGTGTTACGGTCAGCCTAGTGCGGCGGTAGATGGTAACGTTTACCGCGTACTTTCACGTGTTTTCGGTATTGATACTCCTATTGATACTTCCGAAGGAGTAAGTATATTTAAAAAATTGGCATCGCAGCTCATTGATGTTAAAAATCCAGGGGCTTACAATCAGGCAATTATGGATTTTGGAGCGATGCAGTGCAAACCCAAATCTCCCGATTGTGAAAATTGCATATTTTCTGATAAATGTTGGGCAAAAGCTAACGGACAAGTTTCGCAACTTCCTGTAAAGAAAGGGAAAGCCAAGGTGCGTAAGCGTTTTTTTAATTATTTTATCCTTCAAGACCCTCAAAAAAGAACTTTGTTACAAAAGCGAACCGAAAAGGATATTTGGCAGGGTTTGTATGAATTCCCGATGATAGAGTCCGAAAATGCTATCAGTTTGATGTACGATTATTTGAAAAAATATCCGTACTCGTACTCTGAAATGACTTTATGGAATGAAAAACCTATTGTGCATAAATTATCGCACCAGCATATTCACGCCTTTTTCTGGATAGTCAACGTTTCGCAATCGCTTGAAGAAGGGATTTATCTGTCGGATTTACAGCACTTCCCGGTATCTATTTTAACGGCAAATTTCATAAAAGAATTTGGTTTTTAA
- a CDS encoding dihydrofolate reductase translates to MITLIAAASQNNALGKNGDLLWHLPKDFTHFKNLTMGHCIVMGRKTFETFPKLLPGRKHIIITRQKEYQKADCIVVPSVEWAIEMALQIDENPFIIGGGEIYRQTMKYAQKIELTRVHAHFEEADAFFPEISDKEWQLVESVTCLKDDKHAYDFTFETYLRK, encoded by the coding sequence ATGATAACACTCATTGCAGCGGCTTCACAAAACAATGCGCTGGGCAAAAACGGAGATTTACTATGGCATTTGCCCAAGGATTTTACTCATTTTAAGAACCTTACGATGGGGCATTGCATCGTGATGGGGCGCAAAACCTTTGAAACTTTTCCCAAGTTACTCCCTGGTAGAAAACATATTATCATAACTCGGCAAAAAGAGTATCAAAAAGCGGATTGTATTGTAGTGCCTTCGGTTGAATGGGCTATTGAAATGGCTTTACAAATAGATGAAAATCCGTTTATTATCGGAGGAGGGGAAATTTATCGCCAAACGATGAAATACGCTCAAAAGATTGAACTTACCCGAGTTCACGCCCATTTTGAAGAGGCTGATGCTTTTTTCCCAGAAATATCAGACAAGGAATGGCAATTGGTAGAGTCCGTAACTTGTTTGAAAGATGATAAACACGCTTATGATTTTACTTTCGAAACTTATCTTCGTAAGTAA
- the tatA gene encoding twin-arginine translocase TatA/TatE family subunit: protein MFSTIFLGVVSPWQIALIVILILLLFGGKKIPELMRGLGSGIKEFKDATKEEDKTNPSEKKDNQ from the coding sequence ATGTTTTCTACAATATTTTTAGGCGTTGTAAGTCCTTGGCAAATAGCACTTATCGTGATTTTGATTCTTCTTTTATTTGGAGGAAAAAAAATTCCGGAATTGATGCGCGGTTTAGGCAGTGGCATTAAAGAATTTAAAGATGCTACTAAAGAGGAAGATAAAACAAACCCTTCTGAAAAGAAGGATAATCAATAA
- the queA gene encoding tRNA preQ1(34) S-adenosylmethionine ribosyltransferase-isomerase QueA, which translates to MKLSNFNFDLPKELLAEYPSENRDEARLMVIHRKTGEIEHKLFKDLIDYFDDGDVFVLNNTKVFPARLYGNKEKTKAKIEVFLLRELNAEQRLWDVLVDPARKIRIGNKLYFGKDESLVAEVIDNTTSRGRTLRFLYDGSYEEFRNKLTELGQTPLPKYISRAVEPEDEERYQTIYAKHEGAVAAPTAGLHFSKHLMKRLEIKGIDFAEVTLHVGLGTFNPVEVEDLSKHKMDSEEVLIPESATKIINKAKVGRKRVCAVGTTVMRALESSVSSEKTVNPFVGWTNKFIFPPYDFSVADAMVTNFHTPKSTLLMMVSAFAGHDLIMKAYKEAVKEKYKFYSYGDAMLIL; encoded by the coding sequence ATGAAACTATCCAATTTTAATTTCGATTTGCCTAAGGAGTTATTGGCAGAATATCCCAGCGAAAACCGAGACGAAGCCCGTTTGATGGTAATACATCGTAAAACAGGAGAAATAGAACACAAACTTTTCAAAGATTTGATTGATTATTTTGATGATGGTGATGTTTTCGTGTTAAATAACACCAAGGTTTTCCCTGCAAGATTGTACGGAAATAAAGAAAAAACCAAAGCTAAAATTGAGGTTTTTCTACTTCGAGAGCTCAATGCCGAACAACGCCTATGGGATGTTTTGGTCGATCCAGCAAGGAAAATCAGAATCGGAAATAAATTGTACTTCGGTAAAGACGAAAGTTTAGTTGCCGAGGTTATCGACAATACCACTTCTCGAGGCAGAACCTTACGCTTTTTATATGATGGTTCGTATGAAGAATTTCGCAATAAACTTACTGAGCTAGGGCAAACCCCTCTACCTAAATACATCTCACGTGCCGTAGAGCCCGAAGACGAAGAGCGTTATCAAACCATTTATGCCAAGCACGAAGGAGCGGTAGCTGCTCCAACGGCAGGGCTTCATTTTTCAAAACACTTAATGAAACGCCTTGAAATAAAAGGAATTGACTTCGCCGAAGTTACCCTACACGTAGGTTTGGGTACTTTTAACCCAGTAGAGGTTGAAGATTTATCAAAACACAAAATGGATAGTGAGGAAGTTTTAATTCCAGAAAGTGCTACAAAAATTATTAACAAAGCAAAAGTAGGCAGAAAACGGGTGTGTGCTGTAGGAACAACGGTAATGCGAGCTTTGGAAAGTTCCGTTTCTTCTGAAAAAACGGTAAATCCTTTTGTGGGGTGGACAAATAAATTTATTTTTCCTCCTTATGATTTCAGCGTTGCTGATGCTATGGTAACTAATTTTCACACACCAAAATCCACACTTTTAATGATGGTTTCAGCCTTTGCAGGGCACGACTTGATAATGAAAGCCTACAAAGAAGCCGTAAAAGAGAAATACAAATTCTACTCCTACGGTGATGCAATGCTTATTTTATAA
- a CDS encoding superoxide dismutase, protein MSFELPKLPYPYDALEPHIDARTMEIHHTKHHNAYTTNLNAAVKDTALQDKSIEEILQNLDMKNSAVRNNGGGYYNHNLFWEVISPNGGGKPSGALETAINETFGSFEEFKKAFSAAAATRFGSGWAWLCVHKGGKLEICSTANQDNPLMPEMGCSGTPILGLDVWEHAYYLNYQNRRPDYIEAFFNIINWENVAQRYQKNK, encoded by the coding sequence ATGTCATTTGAATTACCCAAATTACCTTATCCTTACGATGCATTAGAGCCACACATTGATGCTCGTACTATGGAGATTCATCACACCAAGCACCATAATGCTTACACTACTAACTTGAATGCGGCTGTTAAAGATACTGCATTGCAAGATAAATCTATTGAAGAAATTCTTCAAAATCTAGATATGAAAAATAGTGCCGTTCGTAATAACGGAGGAGGATATTATAATCATAACCTATTTTGGGAAGTTATTTCACCCAACGGAGGTGGAAAACCTTCAGGAGCTTTGGAAACAGCTATCAATGAAACTTTTGGTAGTTTTGAAGAATTCAAGAAGGCTTTTTCAGCGGCAGCTGCCACTCGTTTTGGCTCGGGTTGGGCTTGGCTTTGCGTACATAAAGGCGGAAAACTTGAAATTTGTTCGACAGCCAATCAAGACAATCCGTTGATGCCTGAAATGGGTTGCTCGGGTACTCCAATTTTGGGGTTAGATGTTTGGGAACACGCCTATTACCTGAACTATCAAAATCGTCGTCCTGATTATATTGAAGCCTTTTTTAATATTATCAATTGGGAAAACGTAGCACAACGTTACCAGAAAAACAAATAG
- a CDS encoding single-stranded DNA-binding protein has translation MNGTLNKVMLIGRLGDDIKISYFDNGNCIGRFPLATDDSYVNKSTGEKVTTTEWHNIVVRNKVAEIFEKYVSKGDKIYVEGRLKTRQWQGENNVTNYTTEVHVTEFTFLSSKKEVNTKPTTGNQNTAKPQENSDLPF, from the coding sequence ATGAACGGAACATTAAACAAAGTGATGCTGATTGGGCGTTTGGGAGATGATATAAAAATCTCTTATTTTGATAACGGAAACTGCATCGGGCGTTTTCCGTTGGCTACAGATGATTCGTATGTAAACAAAAGTACGGGCGAAAAGGTAACCACCACCGAGTGGCATAATATTGTGGTTCGTAACAAAGTAGCTGAAATCTTTGAAAAATACGTATCTAAAGGCGATAAAATATATGTTGAAGGAAGATTAAAAACCCGCCAGTGGCAAGGTGAAAATAATGTAACTAATTATACTACAGAGGTTCACGTGACTGAATTTACTTTTTTATCAAGTAAAAAAGAGGTAAATACCAAGCCTACCACAGGCAATCAAAACACGGCAAAACCTCAAGAAAATTCAGACTTACCTTTTTAA